The window AAAAGGAAATTTCGCCTTCAGGAAAAGTTTCTATTTTTTCCCCTTCCTTTTCCGGATCACTCAGTCTGATTGCAGCCAGTGATAAACAAATCGCAGACAGGATTAATTGTATTTGTACAATTGGAGCTTATGCAAAAGTCGATGATATCATCGGAAACTTATTTGCTAACCAAAACTTAGATGAATATGGTCGGATGATTCTTTTACTTAACTTTCTCCCAATTTCCATTGGAAAAAATGAAAGTCTTTTTAAGGCCATCAAATTGACTATCTTAGATAATTATTACAAATCCAATGATCTTTATTTAAAACCTCATTATCAAAAAATGAAAAATACAGATCGATTGTTTTTTGATCAGCTAAAAAATGATCCAGAATTTAGAATCAAACATTGGAATGTAGTGCTAAAAAAAGGTGGGAAAAATCGTGAATTACTAACGGCATTATCGGTTACAAACCATATCTCCAATTTAAAATTACCAATTTTATTGATTCACGGTTTAAAAGATGATGTAGTGCCTGCAAACGAGTCTGTCATATTACATAAAAAGTTAATCACACAAGGTGTAAATAGTAAACTATGCGTGACCACTCTCATCTCCCATGGGGATACTGGATTTAATCTAATGACCTTATTGGAACTTCCGAAATTGATTTCATCTTTTTCTTTCTTTTTTGCAAAGGCCTTTGATCAGAAAAAATAAATCCCATACCAAACAAAGTTATGCAGTCAACAGACACGAATTTGAAATTGGTTCACTACCTCTTTCCGGAAATTTGAATTCGTTCTTGGTGACCAGGATATACAAATTTAAGTTGGTTTGTGTTTTCCAAACGTTTTAAAAAATCCAAACTTTTTTGATTGAGTTTATGATCAGAAGTAAAAGCTCCTGGTGTCACTCCTTCTTTCCAACCCCATTGCGTATGGCAAGAATCTCCTAATACCAAATGAGCCCCATCTTTGGCTGGAATGAAAAATGCTAAACTTCCTGGTGTATGGCCCGGAACAGAAATCACATAAAAACTTTCATCGCCAAAAAAATCCAAAACGGCAATCTCACTCGGTTCTTTACCAAAATCGAGTTGGAATAAATTTGGATTTTCTCCTAACAAACGATTGGTGGATCCTTGGACAAATAAATTTATGAATTGTTTTTTTGTAACCTCACCTGGACCCACATAAAAAGGCACAGACCTATCCAACTCGGAAGCGCCGAGGGCATGATCTAAATGCAAATGAGTGAAAAAAATACCCTTTACATCAATTTTATTTTTACTCAAATAATCTTTGGTTGTTTCATAGATTTTTAGTTTAGAAAAATGCATTTGGGATTCTACGATGGAATTGATTGGCAATTCATCTTTACCTTTGGTAAAACTTTCACCCACTCCTGAATCAATTAGAAATGTTCCGTATTTTGGGTGTTTGATGAGATAAAAATAAATCGAAATAGGTTCTAAACGATCTTTTAAACCAGCTGCTTTTGCTTTGGGATTCTCCAAATCTAAAAGTCCAGCAAGTGAGGTTTCCCAATCTGCCGCTTTGATTACTTGGAATTCAATCCAGGTTTTGGGTTTGGGAGCACGAGGAATTTCATCTGTTACCTTCTCTACTAAAAATGGTTTCACTTGATGAGAGGTTACCTGGCAAGTTAGGTTCAGAAAAATTAGAAACAATGTGAATACTAGGTGTTGGAACAAAATGCACCTCCATCAGGCAAAATCCCATTTTAAAAATTCCCAATAGAATGATCCAGAGAAAATCTAAGGTAGGATCTATGACAAACGCAGTAAAAGTTGCTGGAACCGTATCGGTTATAGAATGATCTAGAAGAAATTCCAAAAAGAAAAACCCCGCCGAAGGCGAGGTTTTTTAAATTCCTATGTGAAAACGTTTTGTTTCCGACTCACAAAGGGGATATGTTAAACAATTCTAAAATCTGTAAGAAACTTCAAACCCAATCTGTCTGCGAATGTCTTTGTTCTCAGGAAACGGGCCAAATCCTGGCTGACTTCCCAGTATAAAAGGTAAAAAATTGATACTGTTTGATGTTCCGCCATTGAATAGTGTTAAGATATTTCCGGCTTCTTTTACCTTGCTATCTACCACTCGGTGGGTCGCTTCCGTATGTGAATAATTTAATCCAAAACTAACATTTTCAGAAATATTGAATCTGTATCCAATACTGATTCGACTTCCAACTAACTCTGAATCCACTTTTCCTTTGATTTTATTTTCAAAAGGAAACGCAATTGTAGGTGTAAGCACTAACAATGAAGAAATTTTATTTTCGTAATTTCCGCTATTGGCAACACTTTTTAGATATTCATATCCTAGACTGATGTTATGTCCTTCTGCAATTTTTAAGTTATATCCTAAACCTAAGATGGCATTTAGATAAGCTTCATTATAAGTAAGTTTTTCAATGGAACTTGCTCCTGCACCACTTGAAAAAACTGTTGATGATCCTGATGAAGAAGTAGTAGTTGTGACCGAATTAGTAAAATAGTATGGAGATTTTGATTTCACTTCGTTTCCATAAATTTCCCCACCAAGTCTGAGTGCTAAACCTTCTAAGAATTTATTCCCAGAATCATGAAATATATAAATATTCTCAGCAAGTTTGATATTTGCAGTTTGCAGACGGTTAGAAGTAAATTCACTAGCGACAAAACTTTCAGATCCAATTGTCATTGCGGAAGAACCTGAACCAAGTCGAGCAGTTGAGTTACTGTAATCAGCGGAAAAAATAGAATCTGAAAACAAGGTAGCAAATGAAATACCAAAATCGGTTCCCAGAAGACCACTGTGGCGAGCGTTGATTCCAAATTCAACTCCCTTCCCTTTAAACTTATTGGTGGCTGGAATACTCAAACTTGTGGTTCCACCTACCAAACGATTGAAGATCAAAGAATTTTGCATCGTCAATCCGTTCTTCAATGTAGCGGAATCCACTGTTAGGTCAACACCACGAAGGTAAATTACCTTTTCTTTACCTACTTCCGCATATATCGCAATATTTGTTATCAACAATACAAATAATATTAACTTTTTCATATATTCTAATTACCCGTTCATTTTTATGCAAAGGATTCACTGACGTTAACAATTGTCAAATGAATTAAGCCTAACAAAGATAAATTATAAAAATTTAACGACACATAACCCCAAAAAAAACAACAATTGTTTGGTAGTTTTTAGTGTTCTAATTCTAACACAAATACCAAAACGAAAAGAATAGAGATCTTCAAACCAGCTCTGTAAGTCGCAAAAAGCGAACTGAATCAAAATAAAATCGGGAAATTTGGCAATTTCGTTTTCAATTGGTTAGGATGTGTTATGGGGGGAATACGCACTTCCCACGAGCCACTCCCCTCCACCCTAACTCGGGTGGGGGATTTTAGATTCACGCCTACATTATGTCTCATGACTCTACCCCCAAAAAAATTCTCCCCATCTTGAGTCACCGAACCTCAAACGTATTGTTTGATCTTCCCTTATATTCTTAGCTAAACTCTCACAACTTTTTGTTTCATTATTTGTGAAATTTGCGGGAATATTTGATCGCCTCTAGGCCAATGGACTTCGTATGATGAGCAATCGGTTGCCATCATGTTTGCAAAAAAAAGAATTGGCTCCATTGATGATGGACCTCTAGAGTCCTTCTAGACCGCAATTTTTTAATTATGTATAGCCAACAGGGCATGGATCCCACTTTATTAGTTTGGAATTGTGCCATTACAATTCTAGTGGTAGCATTTGTTTGTTACCTGGCAAGTTTTCGCCAAACCATTCTTTTGCTGTTGGTCATGGCATTTGCACTGTTAGCCGGTATTCAATTCATCTTTGACCCTCATCATAATCTGATTGAAATCTTGAGTTTTATAAAGTTTATGCTGCTTCTCCCCTTTGGCTTAGGAGCAGTCCTCACTTTTGCTAGTTTTTCAGAAAACAAACAACAAAGGTTCCTACTTTGGTTTTCTCGATATATTAACTTTGCTGTGGTGGCAAATATCTTCGCAATGGTTTTTGCTCCCGGTGGCGACACTTACCGCGGATACTTGAGTCGCGTTGTATGTCTTGTCCTCCTCGTCTGGTTACTCCAGGAAATGGAAAAAGAAAGATTCCAAACAACTCAGTTTGATCGTGGATATTTTATTTTTCGATCCTCACCATTACAATGGATCTATTGTCACGCGGCATATCGCATTGCACTCTTATCGCTACCAACATTTGACAGCTTACAATACTTACTCCTTGAACCCTTGAGCCTTGTCGTCATGTTTGTCCTCTATCGTTTGCACAAAAAACGTTTTGCTCTCCATTATTATTTTGGATTTGCAGACACACTCGTCGTCACAACTCTAACAGCACTAACACGGTATCCAATTCTACCAGCATTCAAAATGGGGGAACCTTTTATCCGACAAAGTCAATGGGATATGATATTTATACCCATTCAACTTACCGTAATCGGCT of the Leptospira kanakyensis genome contains:
- a CDS encoding MBL fold metallo-hydrolase, whose protein sequence is MKPFLVEKVTDEIPRAPKPKTWIEFQVIKAADWETSLAGLLDLENPKAKAAGLKDRLEPISIYFYLIKHPKYGTFLIDSGVGESFTKGKDELPINSIVESQMHFSKLKIYETTKDYLSKNKIDVKGIFFTHLHLDHALGASELDRSVPFYVGPGEVTKKQFINLFVQGSTNRLLGENPNLFQLDFGKEPSEIAVLDFFGDESFYVISVPGHTPGSLAFFIPAKDGAHLVLGDSCHTQWGWKEGVTPGAFTSDHKLNQKSLDFLKRLENTNQLKFVYPGHQERIQISGKR
- a CDS encoding alpha/beta hydrolase; its protein translation is MNQLTAWSKSIQFILGLQSQDESLSDTKEILIPIRNGSLRTDCYIPKSKSLGTIITINGLAPLGNRDPRFIIVNKSLQKIGYTVVSPFYDEICDYKISLRNIEDIKDSILFISKQKEISPSGKVSIFSPSFSGSLSLIAASDKQIADRINCICTIGAYAKVDDIIGNLFANQNLDEYGRMILLLNFLPISIGKNESLFKAIKLTILDNYYKSNDLYLKPHYQKMKNTDRLFFDQLKNDPEFRIKHWNVVLKKGGKNRELLTALSVTNHISNLKLPILLIHGLKDDVVPANESVILHKKLITQGVNSKLCVTTLISHGDTGFNLMTLLELPKLISSFSFFFAKAFDQKK